In one window of Arachis ipaensis cultivar K30076 chromosome B06, Araip1.1, whole genome shotgun sequence DNA:
- the LOC110262418 gene encoding uncharacterized protein LOC110262418, protein MPRQNRNVDMMMIPGKIRKRGCSSSASSSSSVLHNYRFKRAILVGKRGGSTTPVPTWKLLASRSPAASTFRALDSPKYPPSQSGGGGVKAKQAPVSARKLAATLWEMNEIPSPSVREMQQGDSKLKKELRAREKIARSMRSGSLPPHLSDPSHSPVSERMDQSGTGSRHRRTPSVPQRPPRLSEHHVGPLDSLSNASLMEVPMILCRWYLVDE, encoded by the exons ATGCCGAGGCAGAACCGAAACGTGGACATGATGATGATACCTGGTAAGATCAGAAAACGAGGTTGCTCGTCATCGGCTTCGTCATCCTCCTCCGTGCTCCATAACTACAGGTTCAAGAGGGCCATACTCGTCGGCAAGAGAGGCGGATCCACCACCCCCGTCCCAACCTGGAAGCTCTTGGCGTCGAGATCTCCGGCGGCGTCGACTTTTCGTGCACTCGACTCCCCTAAGTACCCGCCGTCGCAGTCCGGCGGGGGAGGAGTGAAGGCGAAGCAAGCACCGGTGTCGGCGAGGAAGCTGGCGGCGACGCTGTGGGAGATGAACGAGATCCCTTCGCCGAGCGTGAGGGAAATGCAGCAGGGAGATTCGAAGCTGAAGAAAGAACTCAGAGCGAGAGAAAAGATTGCGAGGTCCATGCGTTCTGGTTCTTTGCCTCCTCACCTGTCTGATCCATCGCACAGTCCTGTATCCGAG AGAATGGATCAATCCGGAACTGGTAGCCGCCATAGAAGAACTCCATCTGTTCCTCAGAGGCCACCTAGGCTTTCAGAGCACCATGTCGGCCCTTTGGATTCCCTTAGTAATGCCAGTCTCATGGAG